Below is a genomic region from Acinetobacter tibetensis.
TGGGCATTTCTAGTGCTGAAATGAGCAAAGAAGAAAAAAATAAAATCAGCCATCGTGGTCAAGCCATGCAGCGCTTTAAACACAGTTTAGAAAAGTAACAGAGTTTTCTGCTCTCTCTTTAGGGAGGGAGCAAGCGTCTTTTTAGATAAACAAATGCAATAACACGCCATACAGACTGACCACAACACAACTGACAATTGTCCCCGAAGCGATATATTTTGCTGAGGTTCCTGTACCCTGATAATGCGTTTCCAAAGCCACAATATTTGCCGCAGGTGGCAAACAAAATAATAAGAACATGACCCCAATCGATTGTTCAATATGTGGTATAGGCAAAAAGCGATACGCCAACCCACATAACACTAAACCACAAAGTAATTTCAAGGCTGCGGTTTGCGTACTTTGCCATAAATCCGCTGCATGGACTTTGGTGTGCCTGAGCCACATACCCAACACACACATGCCTGAAAAGCTCATGCCCAACTTTGCAGCAGCATATATCCAATCAATACCATGCTGTTGTAGCCAATGCTGTATACCCAACAACCAAAACAATGCAGCCAAACTTAAAGCAACGATTGGGGGTGAATACACGACTTTTTTTAGAATCATACTGAGTGGCTGAGGTGTATCACTCACAGCAGTGACTGCCCAAAGGTTACCAAAAATAGAACCACCGACATACAATGCCACCATGGCAGGACTGATTTCAGTGCCGAATAGCGCAATGGCAAAAGGAAAGCCTAACCATGCCATATTGACATAACTAAAACACAAGGCATTCAACTTATTCTTTGAAACATAGAGGAAAAAATAAAACAATAGAACAGCGACGCCAAAGCTAAACAACATCAGACTAAGGCTACCTGCCTGATAAAACACCATGTTGTAAATAATCACGATAGGGATAAAACACCGCGCCAATAAACTAGATAGTATCGTTTTTAATTGCGTAGCAACTGGTGTTGTGGCAAGAAGTAATCCTGTTAAAAATGCCAATAATGGCAACAGCAAAGCCACACCGATATTCCTTGAAATTTCACCCAAATATCATAACACCCATCGGATTTTTTTCCAGAAAATCCACTGTCTTGAAATTGCAATCCTATCGTCACACGCCTGTCATGTTGAACTGTTGAGATATGGCTAAATATAAAAGAGGAAAACAAAATGGCAGGTTTATCGATTTGGCATGTGCTGATTTTTGCAATTGTCGTGATCTTACTATTTGGTACGTCTAAACTGAAAAACTTAGGTAAAGATGTCGGCGGTGCCATCAAAGACTTTAAAAAGTCAGTTAAAGAAGATGAGACAACCTCCACACTCAATGAACCACGTACTTTAGAACATCAAAGTACCGCGGAAGTTAAAACGTCGACACGATCATAAGCCACAGGTATTTACCAAATGCTCAATATTGGAATGACTGAACTGTTGACCTTCGGCATCATTGCATTATTGGTGTTGGGGCCAGACAAACTGCCTGAAGCGGCACGTTTTGCAGGTAAATGGTACGGCAAGTTCAAACGCATGATCAGCAATGTTCAAAATGACATAGACCGCGAATTACGCATGTCTGAGTTACGTGAACAAATGCAAAATGAGATGAAACGAATTCAAGAACTTGAGCTTAAAATGCAGGCTCAGATGCAGGAATTACAACAACAAGGTCATAGCGCAATCGAACAACAACAGCAAAACAGCGTTACTGAAAATAAAAATTTATTTTTGACTTATATTCCACTCACACAGCAAAAATATTCAATGCTGTATCGACATCCATTGCCTTCGGTCATGCCTTGTACGAATAAAATGGGGACTGCTGTAGTGGATTGTCTCGAGCAATTACCTGAATTAAAGGTGGCGGTATGAATATGCCTATAGAATCCAGTCACTTGCCAAGTTCATTACAGCAAGAACAAGCACCACTAGAAGAAATGCCGATCACCAAACATCTGGTTTCATTAAGACAGCATTTGTTCAAAGTTGTTGGTTTATTGCTTGTGCTATTTTTTTGCCTACTGCCTTTTGCCAATCATACCTATCAGCTCATGTCCGAGCCATTGCGCGCGCAGTTACCCATTTCATCGTCCATGATTGCGACAGATGTCACGGCAACCTTTATGGCCCCCTTTAAGCTGAACTTTTTTGTGGCGCTGATGCTGGCCATGCCGTTTATTTTTTATCAAATCTGGGCCTTTATTAAACCTGCGCTGTATGAAAAAGAAAAAACGCTCGCACTGCCCTTATTGGTCGGTAGCATTGGTTTATTCTATGCAGGGATTGCGTTTGCCTATTATGTGGCTTTGCCCTCAATCTTGCATTTCTTTATGAGTGTGACACCTGAAACGGTTGCACCCATGACCGACATTAATAGCTATCTCACATTTTGCCTAAAACTGTTTCTGGTCTTCGGTCTGACTTTTGAAATTCCTGTGATTACCTTGTTGCTGATTTTGATTGGCTTGGTATCCACACAGCAGTTGGTGGAAAAACGGCGTTTTATTGTGGTTGGATGTTTCTTTGTTTCCATGTTCGTCACACCACCCGATGCCTTATCCATGATTATGCTTGCAGTTCCCATGTGGATCCTGTTCGAGCTGGGCTTATTTTTTGGCAAACTCATTGAAAAGAAAAGAAGTATTGCATAAAGGAAATCGCTTTAACTCAGCAGACTTCGGTCTGCTTTTTTTCATCAAAATGACTTCATTTTTTCACCAGATTTTCACTATTTGGTAAAAATCTTGTCACATTAATTCCCTAAGTTAATGACAACTTTATAACTTATTGATGAATTAGGAAAAATCATGACCGATTTGATGCCATATCATGAAGATCAGGAACTAGATAATAATACCTCTGATAATGCTCACTTCAGTGACATTTTAGAACAGCGTATGACACGCCGCAGCCTTATTGGTAAAACTGCAAGTGGTGCTGTCGCACTCGCATTGGCATCCTCATTGACTGCGT
It encodes:
- a CDS encoding permease encodes the protein MALLLPLLAFLTGLLLATTPVATQLKTILSSLLARCFIPIVIIYNMVFYQAGSLSLMLFSFGVAVLLFYFFLYVSKNKLNALCFSYVNMAWLGFPFAIALFGTEISPAMVALYVGGSIFGNLWAVTAVSDTPQPLSMILKKVVYSPPIVALSLAALFWLLGIQHWLQQHGIDWIYAAAKLGMSFSGMCVLGMWLRHTKVHAADLWQSTQTAALKLLCGLVLCGLAYRFLPIPHIEQSIGVMFLLFCLPPAANIVALETHYQGTGTSAKYIASGTIVSCVVVSLYGVLLHLFI
- the tatA gene encoding Sec-independent protein translocase subunit TatA; the encoded protein is MAGLSIWHVLIFAIVVILLFGTSKLKNLGKDVGGAIKDFKKSVKEDETTSTLNEPRTLEHQSTAEVKTSTRS
- the tatB gene encoding Sec-independent protein translocase protein TatB encodes the protein MLNIGMTELLTFGIIALLVLGPDKLPEAARFAGKWYGKFKRMISNVQNDIDRELRMSELREQMQNEMKRIQELELKMQAQMQELQQQGHSAIEQQQQNSVTENKNLFLTYIPLTQQKYSMLYRHPLPSVMPCTNKMGTAVVDCLEQLPELKVAV
- the tatC gene encoding twin-arginine translocase subunit TatC encodes the protein MPIESSHLPSSLQQEQAPLEEMPITKHLVSLRQHLFKVVGLLLVLFFCLLPFANHTYQLMSEPLRAQLPISSSMIATDVTATFMAPFKLNFFVALMLAMPFIFYQIWAFIKPALYEKEKTLALPLLVGSIGLFYAGIAFAYYVALPSILHFFMSVTPETVAPMTDINSYLTFCLKLFLVFGLTFEIPVITLLLILIGLVSTQQLVEKRRFIVVGCFFVSMFVTPPDALSMIMLAVPMWILFELGLFFGKLIEKKRSIA